Genomic DNA from Archangium lipolyticum:
ACCTTGCCGCCGCCCGTGTCTTTCGTGGGCTCGGGCCCGAACACACGCAACGTCCAGAAGGAGCCGGTGTTGTAGCCGGGCAGGCCCTTCGGGTTGAAGACGCTCGAGCTCGTCGCGAAGCCACCCACGTAGCCAGCGGGGAGCTCCGTCAGCTTCAGCGCGCAGCTGGTGAGCACCACACCGGGACGCGGTACCCCGTTGCTCACCATGGTGCACCTGCCCAGCCCCGTGAAGTTCCCTTCGGGCAGCATGAAGTGCACGTAGAAGTCCGCCGTCGAGCCCTCGGCGAAGGTCGGGTCCGTGATGCGCGCGCACGCCAGGGCCTTCCCGCTGGGCCGCCCGTCATCCGTGCCGAGGACATTCGCGGGCAGCCGGACGTTCACCTCGAACGGAGCGGCCTGGCAGCCGCTCGGATCCACCGCACCGGGGTGCTCCTCGGTCCGGAACAGCAACACCTGCTCCCGGGCCAACGCGACGGTGGGCAGGCCCAGCGCGAGTACGGAGAGTGCCATCCTCGACATGGTGGAGAGCCCTCCCGGCTATTTCCAGAAGAACTCATACTCGCTGTCCAGCGGCCCGGTGGTGTACCCCTTGATCCTGAGATGGTCGACCCCCGCCGTCAACAGCACCCCCCGCAGGATGCCCTCATGGTAGGCCTGCGGCAGGAAGTCGTGGTGGATGACGAAGTGGCCACTCTTCTCGTAGGGGGTGCACGTCATGGTCCGCGTCCCGTAGCTCACCGCCGTGGAGTAGGCGGAGGGGACCTGCTTGAGGATGCGCTTCACATCCTGTCCCGCCAGCAGCAAGAGGGTCTTGCCCGCCGTGGAGGACAGGAAGTCCTTCGCGGACTGCTCACCAATCAGACGCAGCGTCTGCTCGCAGCCGCCGAGCTGCGAGCCCACTTCCTTCGCCGCCGTCAAACACAGCATCAGGAAGGTGGCCACCGGATAGTTGAAGAAGTCGAGGTGCTTGCTCTCTCCCGTGGCCTTGCGGCAACGCTGGGCCACAGCCTCTCCCCCCAGCTTGCGCACCACCTCCAGCGCGCCGTTGAAGAACATCCCTCGTGCCGTGTCTCTTGGCGACGCGAGCCCCAGGTTCCGCTCCACGTGCGCCTTCGTGTTGAGATCCTTCGCAAACAGGGATGTCTCGTATTGTTCAATCATCATCGGGAAGTCCTGTGTTCGTAAGAAGAGAAGGAGCAAAACCCCTGCCTACAACCGGATGAGCTGCGCCCCGTAATGGACGTTCGCGCCTACAGCGGCAATCAGCACCAGGTCTCCACTGCCCAGACGCACCCGGCCTGACTCCAGGTCCTCGGCCAGCAGGATGAGCTTCCCGGCCGCGGAGGTGTTGCCATAACGGTCCACGTTGATGGCCACGCGTTCATGAGGCAGGCCCATCGTCCCGATGAAGTGCTCCATCAGCCGCTTGTTGGGCTGGTGCAAGTAGTAGCGCTTCACCTCGGAGCGCAGCTCGGGCCGCTCGGAGAGCACCTCCTCGATGCATTGGCGCATGTAGAAGGGGTAGCTCTCGGCGACCCGTGGCCCATCCACCACGAAGGCCATGTCCACCGGCCGCGTCCGGCCCTGGTACGGCAGCCGCAGCACACCTCCGCCCCGGCGAATCACCAGGTCCGTGTGGGCGTTGCCGGACATGGTCGTCAGGATGCCTTCTCCCTCCTCGCCGTCCGCGCGCAGCACCACCGCGCCCGCCCCATCCCCGAAGACATAGGCGGAAAGGTAGGCATTGATCGGCTTGAGCCCTGGAGCCGGGACAATCTCTCCGGTGTAGACGTCCGGGTTCAGCTGGGGCGAGAGCAGCGAGGAGGCCACCACCGCCACCGTCTTGAAGCGGCCGCCCCGCATCATCTTGCACGCCATGTCGAGGATGTAGGGCGTGCCGCCACAGCCATCGTCGATCACCAGCGCGAAGGTATCGGCGCGGCAGCCCAGCCGATGGTGCAGCACCATGGCGTCGTGGTTGAAGTTCAGCTCGTCCGGCGTGCAGGTGATGAGGAAGAGCGCATCCAGCTCCCGGGCGTCCACACCTGACTGCTTCAGGGCCCGGCGCAGGGCGACCTCGCACATGTCTGTGTTGGAGGCCGGGTAGATGGGCAGATCATCCTCGGGTGGAGCGATGGCCCGGCCCCGCGCGTCGATGTCCCAGAGAAAGCGCCGTTCGACGATGCCTGTCTTCTCGAGGATGCGTTCAGCGGACCAGCCCGGGAAGGCGGCGGCGATGCGCTCGTTGCTGATGGTCCGAGAGGGAATGAAAGCGCCGGCACCTGCAACGCGAACTGTGTTCATGTCCGGTTCTCGCTTGATGTGGACCTGTTTTCGTCATGACAACGGACGGATGGAAACCACCCCTTCCCCCTCATGTCGCTGAAATCACAGGGTTTTCGAGAGAAGGAAACTCAGTGCGACCTTCTGATTCCTGGCTTTCTCCACGACTTCAGGGCTGCTGCTGGGATTCCGTATTCTTGAGGCATCAATGAATAAAAATAA
This window encodes:
- a CDS encoding DUF2378 family protein; the encoded protein is MMIEQYETSLFAKDLNTKAHVERNLGLASPRDTARGMFFNGALEVVRKLGGEAVAQRCRKATGESKHLDFFNYPVATFLMLCLTAAKEVGSQLGGCEQTLRLIGEQSAKDFLSSTAGKTLLLLAGQDVKRILKQVPSAYSTAVSYGTRTMTCTPYEKSGHFVIHHDFLPQAYHEGILRGVLLTAGVDHLRIKGYTTGPLDSEYEFFWK
- a CDS encoding 3-oxoacyl-ACP synthase III family protein, yielding MNTVRVAGAGAFIPSRTISNERIAAAFPGWSAERILEKTGIVERRFLWDIDARGRAIAPPEDDLPIYPASNTDMCEVALRRALKQSGVDARELDALFLITCTPDELNFNHDAMVLHHRLGCRADTFALVIDDGCGGTPYILDMACKMMRGGRFKTVAVVASSLLSPQLNPDVYTGEIVPAPGLKPINAYLSAYVFGDGAGAVVLRADGEEGEGILTTMSGNAHTDLVIRRGGGVLRLPYQGRTRPVDMAFVVDGPRVAESYPFYMRQCIEEVLSERPELRSEVKRYYLHQPNKRLMEHFIGTMGLPHERVAINVDRYGNTSAAGKLILLAEDLESGRVRLGSGDLVLIAAVGANVHYGAQLIRL